The genomic interval TTAGCAGGAAGCTTTGACACCAGTCAATACCCGATTGGGTCATTAGTGGTGGTAGGTAAGGAATGGGTGGCTGACCTGGGGGTTAAAGAAAAGGGAGAATTCCGAGACCTTTTTGGACTGGGATTGAGCAGACCCAATCAATTTCCCTATAAAAAAGGATGCCTGATAAATCCTGATCTAAAAAGCCTGAAAGAGGTCGGTCTTCCCGTGGTCAATGGTGTTTCTGTTAATTCGATCACTCATTCACCTGCTATAGCCCGTGAGTATACCACGCGGTATAAGCCCGCCGTGGAGTCAATGGAAGGAGCGGCCTTGCATTATACCTGTTTGATGGAGGGGTTACCCTTTATTCAACTCCGGGCGGTCTCCAACAAGGTCGGTGACCGAAATAAAAAAAACTGGGATATTCCCGGAGCAGTTGACCGATTGAATAAGGGCCTGCTTTATCTGATCCAATCTATCTAAAACGAAGCTGATGAAACTGACCCTTGGATTTTCCCCTTGCCCAAACGATACCTTCATTTTTGACGCGTTGGTAAACCAGCTCATTCCGGACGAAAATATTTCGTTGAACCCTGTATTGGAAGATGTGGAGACCCTCAATCAATGGGCTTTTGAAGGCAAGCTGGATATCACCAAACTTAGTTTTGCCACAGCCTTTCAGGTGGCG from Chitinophagales bacterium carries:
- the mqnB gene encoding futalosine hydrolase, which encodes MQILLVASTSLEIKPFMAQIRSGDLGTLSRHELDILITGVGLMSSTYAISRQIHLKRPDLVIQAGLAGSFDTSQYPIGSLVVVGKEWVADLGVKEKGEFRDLFGLGLSRPNQFPYKKGCLINPDLKSLKEVGLPVVNGVSVNSITHSPAIAREYTTRYKPAVESMEGAALHYTCLMEGLPFIQLRAVSNKVGDRNKKNWDIPGAVDRLNKGLLYLIQSI